The Photobacterium sanguinicancri genome includes the window CCTGGATTCTCTAGGGCATGAATTGTCCCTAAAGGAATGTAAGTTGATTGATCTTCCGTCACTAAAATCACCTCATCGCCATTGGTAACACTTGCCGTACCCGCAACGACAACCCAGTGCTCACTGCGATGAAAATGTTTTTGAATCGAAAGTTTTTGGCCTGGGTTTACCGTAATGCGTTTCACTTGGTCGCGAGCACCAAAATCAATCGAATCATATTTTCCCCAAGGGCGATAAACTTCACGATGAATCTTATATTCCGAACGCTCTGTGTCTTTTAGTTTCTGCACAATGGCTTTAACATCTTGTACTTGTGATTTATCAGCGACCAAAATGGCGTCTTTAGTTTCAACAATCACTAAATTATCGACACCCACAGTAGCAATTAGCTTATTTTCAGAATATACGTAGTTATTCGTCGAATTAACCGCAATCACATCGCCTCTATGAGCGTTATTATTACCATCCTTTTCTGATACATCCCATAATGCAGCCCAAGACCCTACATCGCTCCACCCCGCATCCATAGGCACAACAACAAGGTTACCTGAACCATTAGCTGAACAAACAGGCTCCATCACCGCATAATCAATAGAATCAGATGGACAAGCTTCAAACGCGTCTTTATCTACACGCACAAAGTCTAAATCGGCTTGGGTTGCACTCATGGCTTTTTCACAAGCTTTAAGCATTTCTGGATGATGTTTTTTTAGCTCGCTTAAGTATTGCGAAGCTTTAAACATAAACATACCGCTATTCCAGTAGTACTCACCTGAATCCAAATACACTTGAGCCGTGCTTAAATCCGGTTTTTCTACAAAGCTATCAACTTTAAATGCTTCATCACTCTGCGAAATACCGCGCTTAATATAGCCATACCCCGTTTCTGCGGCTGTGGGTACAATACCAAAAGTGACTAATTGACCTGCTTCTGCATGAATTAAAGCTTGATTAACTGAACGTTGAAATGCCACTTGGTTTTCAATCAAATGATCAGCCGCAAGCACTAACAATATAGGCTCAACATCTGAACCTTCAACTTGCTTTAAAGTTTCAAGCGCAGCAAGAGCTATAGCGGGGGCTGTATTACGGCCCACTGGCTCTAAAATAATTCCAGAATACTCAAACCCACCCAAGCGTGTTTGTTCTGCTGCAATAAAACGATGCTCTTCATTACAAATTAACAATGGAGGCAGATGAGCAAGACCTTGTAAACGAGCAAAGGTTTGTTGCAGCATTGACACGCCACCTGAAACTTTCAAAAACTGCTTTGGGTAAAGTTCTCGAGATAACGGCCAAAGGCGACTACCTGTACCTCCAGCCATAATAATTGGGGTTATCATACAATATTCCTGTATTTGATTTTAATAAAGTTTGAAAATATCTAGGTCGTGATGTTTTTTTGAACGGTATGGTGAAGCAGGGCAATATTATGAAGCTCCTTGCCCCATAAGGACTCCAGATAGGTAGCTATTATTTCTACCTGCCCGTGTTCGCTTTCTTTTTAAACCGCTTTAAAGGATTTATCTGCATTTAATAGATTTAATGCAATATGACGAATTGCAGCAAAGTTTTCACCCGCTTCATCTCGCCTTATTCTGCATGCATCTTCATTCATGCCAACATCCAGTTTCCAATGCAATTGAACCTCAATCGACCAATGTGAGCGGCTAGATTCAAGCAACGTTTTTGCATCTAGTTTCTTAGAGCTAATGTAATATCGAATCGATATGTCCTCTGCGGGAATATCTCCAACTTGCCTAATAGATGCAACGATACCCATTACTTTTAATTCTGGCCAATCATAAGCAATATCACCCAATACCGATAAATCTTCATTGACTAACGCTACGCGAGTTTCTTTACGACCATGCCCTTCTTCCTGAGTACTGTATGAACTTCCTTCGAAGTTTTGCAGCATCTCCATTCTAAAGTAGTCATTAAAGGCCTTCTCTAAACGCTTTTGATTACCTTTTACTGCCAATAAATAATCTGCACCTTTGTCGACTATGGTCTTAGCTATATCACGCTGACAGCCCATTGCATCAATAGTGACAAGACATCCACGTATGTCGAGTAACTTCAGAAGTTCAGGAATAGCGGTGATTTCATTCGATTTCTCTGATGTTTTGACCTGCCCAATAACCACTTGATTTGCAGCACTAAAAGCACTCACCATGTGGATTGCGCCTTGACGCCTTCCTTTATCATAAGTGCCTCGCAGAGTTTTACCATCAATCGCAATGACATCACCGTCAGTCGCTTGGTGACAGTCATCCATCCACAGAGCAAAGCACTTTTGCATCTGTTTAGCTGATATCATCCCCATCACTCTAGCAATAGTGTCATGGACGGGAATACCACTCTCAAAATCGCCATATTGCTTGAGCCAATCAAGGTGGTCTTCACCAAAATCTTGTATTTCTTCCCAACCATCAGCACCACCAATAACAGCAACAATCGACAAAAATATAATGTCTGTCAATTTGTGTTCTACTTTCCACTGTTGCCGTGGGTCTTTGATTATCGAAATATGATCCAAAAGGCTAAGTCCGTTCATGAATGATATCCATATACCGAAAGATAAGTATATGATCACAGCTGATATAGATCGTCAAATTGATCCTAATTGGGATTGCAGTTTTGTGCAGCAAACTGTAGTTTTAATTAAATTTCAACAACGGCTGAGCCCTTTCAGAATAAGGGTTCTTCATGATCTTGCCCTGCGTTTTTACATCTAGTTTCTTAGAGCTAATGTAATATCGAATCTATAAAAAGAATTACCATCCTATTTATTTAATCATATTTCTGATTCTTGAACATAAAGGCTCCAATTTACCACTCCAAGAATGTTGGTCCTTTACATACTGATTAGCATTAAGTGCAATTTTTTCAGACAAATCAGGGGATTGTTTTAGATGCAGGATAGCATCAGCGATATCTTCAGGCATATCAGCGACTAAGACATCCATTTCAGGCCTAGCTCCCAATCCTTCCAAGCCTATTTTTGATGTAACAGTAGGTACCCCTAAAGCCATATATTCCAATATTTTGTTCTGTACACCAGCAGCAAGCCTTACAGGACAAACTCCAGCAACAGCGCCTCGAGCGTGCGTTGTTACATCATTGACAGCGCCAGTAACTAATACACCTTCAAATTTTAATAACTTCCGCTCGTCTTCTGGTTTTATCCGACCAATAACTTTAAATTTAATGTCTTCAGATTTTCGTAACAAAGGTAAAACATCACTAGCAAACCATAACGCTGCATCCATATTTTGAGCCGAAAACATATTCCCTATAAACACAACAAAATCACCAGATACATCAAACTGATATGGGTACTTTCCTAAATCAACACCATTTGAACATACCAAAGACTTAGAAATTAACTCATCACAACCTTTAAATAAAAAATCACGGTCATAATTCGAGACAAGTACATTACAATCAAAAGCCTCCGCAATAGACTTTTCATATCTATTGAGCCTATACTTTTCGACATTATAAATAATGCCTTTCAAGCCTGCATTATTCTTTGTCTCAGACACCCTAAAATAGTTCATTGATATCGCATCAGTCATTTCAAGAACTTTTTTTACATTTAGATCTTTGGCATATTCAGCTGTACGGATGAGGTGAGGAATAACGATATCGTGCGAACTAGCTAATTCCTCTACTAATTGCCGAAATTTTCTTGAGTAATAATAAGCAACTTGCAAGGGTTTACGGCCGGGTAATGCTATTAAACAGTTGAGATAAGATTTCCATTTAGGAAGAATAAAACGATGAACCTCATTGAAAACACCATCATTCGGCAGTGTGTATTCCATTTCCGACTGAGACTCACATAAAGAAATCAGATTAACAGTATAATCCTTAGATAATTCTTTACAAATCTGAAATATTCTTAATCTATCACCACCAACAACGGGATAAGGAAACCTTGGTGTTATAACTAAAATTTTTTTTTTATTTTTCACGCTAACAACCTACAAAATAGAACTAGAACTAGAACTAGACTAAACGACAATAACTAAGTATATTAAAGATGATACCTACCATAACTAAACCCACATAACCAGAAAGAAATAGTAATAATAACTCTACAGGTAACAAGAGGAATATAGGTCATTAAAACAAATTTAATACCAAATAAAACCATTGCATTTGCTAATATAACGATAAAAAACCATATCAAACTTATCGTACTTTCCTCTATCTAAAAAAATTTCTTTGCTCGCTCTTAAAAAAAGTTTAACATCCTTTGTTTTTAATAAAAAGAAAAGAGAGCGAACGATGTAGCATGAGACAAAATGATATAATTTCAAATGACGCTTTGCCATTCTAGTTCTATTAACAAAAGCAAGGTAATTTACGAATTTATTACTAAACCTACCATCTGGTGATTTTTTATGTTCGATAATGCAATTGTGCAAATATCTAATTTTATAACCTGCATTAATAATCCTAAAAGATAAGTCAACTTCTTCGAAGCCATAAAGACCAAAATCATCTGGATAATTTCCGGCATTTCTAGCTATATTTACATCAACAGCATGCCCAGCACCTATCATCAAATATGTGTCTTGTGATTCGTTTAAGTTAAACTTCTTATTCTTATGCGGTATTTCAAATCGGTTAGCCTTACCCTTTCCATGATCAAGTATATGGAAAGCGATGCCTCCAACTTTTGCATCCGAAAACTCATCATCAACTCTTGAACAAATAGCAGAAAAATCAGTCACATATATATCATCATCAAGAAGTATCATATGACGTTCACTACATAATTCAATTAACTTCCTTCGCCCCTGAGCTACACCTA containing:
- a CDS encoding mannose-1-phosphate guanylyltransferase/mannose-6-phosphate isomerase — protein: MITPIIMAGGTGSRLWPLSRELYPKQFLKVSGGVSMLQQTFARLQGLAHLPPLLICNEEHRFIAAEQTRLGGFEYSGIILEPVGRNTAPAIALAALETLKQVEGSDVEPILLVLAADHLIENQVAFQRSVNQALIHAEAGQLVTFGIVPTAAETGYGYIKRGISQSDEAFKVDSFVEKPDLSTAQVYLDSGEYYWNSGMFMFKASQYLSELKKHHPEMLKACEKAMSATQADLDFVRVDKDAFEACPSDSIDYAVMEPVCSANGSGNLVVVPMDAGWSDVGSWAALWDVSEKDGNNNAHRGDVIAVNSTNNYVYSENKLIATVGVDNLVIVETKDAILVADKSQVQDVKAIVQKLKDTERSEYKIHREVYRPWGKYDSIDFGARDQVKRITVNPGQKLSIQKHFHRSEHWVVVAGTASVTNGDEVILVTEDQSTYIPLGTIHALENPGKIPLEMIEVQTGSYLGEDDIVRFEDRYGRI
- a CDS encoding glycosyltransferase family 4 protein produces the protein MKNKKKILVITPRFPYPVVGGDRLRIFQICKELSKDYTVNLISLCESQSEMEYTLPNDGVFNEVHRFILPKWKSYLNCLIALPGRKPLQVAYYYSRKFRQLVEELASSHDIVIPHLIRTAEYAKDLNVKKVLEMTDAISMNYFRVSETKNNAGLKGIIYNVEKYRLNRYEKSIAEAFDCNVLVSNYDRDFLFKGCDELISKSLVCSNGVDLGKYPYQFDVSGDFVVFIGNMFSAQNMDAALWFASDVLPLLRKSEDIKFKVIGRIKPEDERKLLKFEGVLVTGAVNDVTTHARGAVAGVCPVRLAAGVQNKILEYMALGVPTVTSKIGLEGLGARPEMDVLVADMPEDIADAILHLKQSPDLSEKIALNANQYVKDQHSWSGKLEPLCSRIRNMIK
- a CDS encoding glycosyltransferase family 2 protein, which translates into the protein MKKISVGLLSYSRTDLLIETLKQIRSDKFQVTVYLLNNNPDFCILDAVEPHICKGVTLKYFWFNKNLGVAQGRRKLIELCSERHMILLDDDIYVTDFSAICSRVDDEFSDAKVGGIAFHILDHGKGKANRFEIPHKNKKFNLNESQDTYLMIGAGHAVDVNIARNAGNYPDDFGLYGFEEVDLSFRIINAGYKIRYLHNCIIEHKKSPDGRFSNKFVNYLAFVNRTRMAKRHLKLYHFVSCYIVRSLFFLLKTKDVKLFLRASKEIFLDRGKYDKFDMVFYRYISKCNGFIWY